A DNA window from Sphingomonas changnyeongensis contains the following coding sequences:
- a CDS encoding dienelactone hydrolase family protein: MGRMISIDTLAGDGSFSAYAAEPAGTPRAAIIVIQEIFGVNEGIRRKCDHWASLGYLAIAPDLFWRLEKGIELDPDVPDQFQRALGLFGQFDQNAGVADIEATIRAARAMGAAKTGCVGYCLGGRLAFMAAARTDIDASVGYYGVGIDNLLDERHAIANPLMLHIPTADHFVGPEVQQAMHDALDDHPRVVLHDYVGLDHGFAAEMGQRRNDEAARLADSRTEAFFAEHLG; the protein is encoded by the coding sequence ATGGGCCGCATGATCAGCATCGACACCCTGGCCGGCGACGGCAGTTTCAGCGCCTATGCCGCCGAACCGGCGGGCACGCCGCGCGCGGCGATCATCGTGATCCAGGAAATCTTCGGCGTGAACGAAGGCATCCGCCGCAAATGCGACCATTGGGCAAGCCTTGGCTATCTGGCCATCGCACCTGACCTGTTCTGGCGGCTGGAAAAGGGCATCGAGCTTGATCCCGATGTGCCCGACCAGTTTCAGCGCGCCCTCGGCCTGTTCGGGCAGTTCGACCAGAATGCCGGGGTTGCCGATATCGAAGCGACGATCCGCGCCGCGCGGGCGATGGGGGCGGCCAAGACCGGCTGTGTCGGCTATTGCCTAGGTGGGCGGCTGGCGTTCATGGCGGCCGCGCGCACCGATATCGACGCCAGTGTCGGCTATTATGGCGTCGGCATCGACAATCTGCTGGATGAGCGCCACGCGATCGCCAACCCGCTGATGCTGCACATCCCGACTGCCGACCATTTTGTCGGCCCCGAGGTGCAACAGGCGATGCATGACGCGCTGGATGATCATCCGCGCGTCGTGCTGCATGATTATGTCGGGCTCGACCACGGCTTTGCCGCCGAAATGGGCCAGCGGCGCAATGACGAGGCGGCCCGGCTGGCCGACAGCCGCACCGAAGCCTTTTTCGCCGAACATCTGGGCTGA
- a CDS encoding YjbE family putative metal transport protein (Members of this highly hydrophobic protein family,regularly are found preceded by the yybP-ykoY manganese riboswitch (see RF00080). A metal cation transport function is proposed.), with amino-acid sequence MLMMTAATGGIWAHVVADFSNLGSPAALAAFGQVLMIDIMLAGDNAIVVGSLAAGLPADQRRKVIMIGIIAALVLRIAFALIVTQLMQIVGLIFAGGLLLLWVSWKLFRELRPAGQSGDSPEIAGDEDSGVAPAKSFAAAAWAVAVADVSMSLDNVLAVAGAARDHPGILIVGLLLSVVLMGIAANVIAKYIERYRWIAYIGLVVILYVAGTMVYEGVVDPKVGIGTLFG; translated from the coding sequence ATGCTGATGATGACCGCTGCGACCGGCGGAATCTGGGCGCATGTGGTGGCCGATTTTTCCAATCTGGGCTCTCCCGCCGCGCTGGCGGCGTTCGGCCAGGTGCTGATGATCGACATCATGCTGGCCGGCGACAATGCGATCGTCGTCGGCTCGCTGGCCGCCGGCCTGCCTGCCGATCAGCGCCGCAAGGTGATCATGATCGGCATCATCGCGGCGCTGGTGCTGCGCATCGCCTTTGCACTGATCGTCACCCAGCTGATGCAGATTGTCGGCCTGATCTTTGCCGGCGGTCTGTTGCTGCTCTGGGTGTCGTGGAAGCTGTTCCGCGAGCTGCGTCCGGCAGGGCAGAGCGGTGATTCACCCGAAATCGCCGGTGACGAGGATTCGGGCGTTGCCCCGGCCAAGAGCTTTGCCGCCGCGGCCTGGGCGGTCGCGGTTGCCGATGTCAGCATGAGCCTCGACAATGTGCTGGCCGTCGCGGGCGCGGCGCGTGACCATCCGGGGATCCTGATTGTCGGCCTGCTGCTGTCGGTGGTGCTGATGGGCATCGCGGCGAATGTGATCGCCAAATATATCGAGCGGTATCGCTGGATCGCCTATATCGGCCTGGTCGTGATCCTCTATGTCGCGGGGACGATGGTCTATGAAGGCGTCGTCGATCCGAAGGTGGGCATCGGCACGCTGTTCGGCTGA
- a CDS encoding DUF6489 family protein, translating into MKFNVEVDCTPEEARRFLGLPDLTPVHEAYVAQLVDTVKNGVSGEAVEAMFKSWGPMSDAGFRMWQQLLDGMSGRKP; encoded by the coding sequence ATGAAGTTCAATGTCGAGGTGGATTGCACGCCCGAAGAGGCGCGCCGCTTTCTGGGCCTGCCCGATCTGACGCCGGTGCACGAAGCCTATGTCGCCCAGCTGGTCGACACGGTGAAGAATGGCGTGAGCGGCGAGGCGGTGGAGGCGATGTTCAAAAGCTGGGGCCCGATGAGCGATGCCGGCTTTCGCATGTGGCAGCAGCTGCTTGACGGGATGAGCGGTCGCAAGCCGTGA
- the mnmE gene encoding tRNA uridine-5-carboxymethylaminomethyl(34) synthesis GTPase MnmE yields MTDTIFALSSGSPPSAIAVMRISGPAAQQVLDRLAGVVPEPQRLSLRTLRDAAGEVLDRALVAFFPAASSVTGEDLVELHLHGGRAVVAAVERTLGAMPGVRAARAGEFTWRAFENGRMDLVQVEALSDLLRAETEGQRRAALAGNRLSAQVEGWRQQILMLSALVEAALDQSDEDDVPVEDGRIAALAAALDADMAALRARPEAERLHDGIRVVFAGPPNAGKSSLINALAGRDVAITSPVAGTTRDVIEAPVRIGGVAFVLTDTAGLRAEAGDAIERIGIERARERLRGADILVWLDDAEPDPETVGEDGPDAVILVHARADMAGRETLPAGRLAVSAMTGEGLGALADRLVATARTLLPVEGEAALNRRQRALVAECHELIVAFRGEPDELIRAELLRRCRQALDALTGRAGTEDMLDALFSTFCVGK; encoded by the coding sequence GTGACGGACACGATCTTTGCGCTGTCGAGCGGTTCGCCGCCGTCAGCGATTGCGGTGATGCGGATCAGCGGCCCGGCGGCGCAGCAGGTGCTCGACCGGCTGGCCGGGGTGGTTCCCGAACCCCAGCGCCTGTCGCTGCGGACGCTGCGCGATGCAGCCGGAGAGGTGCTGGACCGGGCGCTGGTGGCGTTTTTCCCGGCAGCATCGTCGGTGACCGGTGAGGATCTGGTCGAGCTGCATCTGCATGGCGGGCGTGCGGTGGTGGCCGCTGTCGAACGCACGCTGGGCGCGATGCCTGGCGTGCGCGCGGCGCGCGCCGGTGAGTTCACATGGCGGGCGTTCGAGAATGGCCGCATGGATCTGGTGCAGGTCGAGGCGCTGTCCGATCTGCTGCGTGCCGAGACTGAGGGACAGAGGCGGGCCGCGTTGGCCGGCAACCGGCTGTCGGCGCAGGTCGAAGGCTGGCGCCAGCAGATCCTGATGCTGTCGGCGCTGGTCGAGGCGGCGCTCGACCAGTCGGACGAGGATGATGTTCCGGTCGAGGACGGGCGGATCGCCGCACTGGCGGCGGCGCTGGACGCGGACATGGCAGCGCTGCGCGCGAGGCCCGAGGCGGAACGGCTGCACGACGGGATCAGGGTCGTGTTCGCCGGACCGCCGAACGCCGGAAAATCAAGCTTGATCAACGCTCTGGCAGGCCGGGACGTGGCGATTACCTCGCCGGTGGCCGGCACCACCCGCGACGTGATCGAAGCGCCGGTGCGGATCGGCGGCGTCGCATTTGTGCTGACCGACACCGCCGGGCTGCGGGCCGAAGCCGGGGATGCGATCGAACGGATCGGGATCGAGCGCGCACGCGAGCGGCTGCGGGGTGCCGATATTCTGGTCTGGCTCGACGATGCCGAACCGGACCCGGAGACAGTGGGGGAAGACGGGCCTGATGCCGTCATTCTCGTTCATGCCCGGGCCGACATGGCCGGGCGGGAGACCCTGCCGGCAGGTCGGCTCGCGGTGTCGGCCATGACGGGGGAGGGGCTGGGCGCGCTGGCGGACCGGCTTGTCGCCACGGCACGGACATTGTTGCCGGTGGAAGGGGAGGCGGCGCTCAATCGGCGGCAGCGCGCGCTGGTTGCGGAATGTCACGAGTTGATCGTCGCCTTTCGGGGCGAGCCCGATGAGCTGATCCGGGCCGAATTGCTGCGACGGTGCCGGCAGGCCTTGGATGCGCTGACCGGAAGGGCCGGCACCGAGGACATGCTCGACGCGCTGTTCAGCACCTTTTGTGTCGGCAAATAG